Proteins encoded in a region of the Ziziphus jujuba cultivar Dongzao chromosome 3, ASM3175591v1 genome:
- the LOC107423357 gene encoding putative E3 ubiquitin-protein ligase RF298 isoform X5, with protein sequence MASMVAKASSSCSTQMSPSMTVQEKGSRNKRKFRADPPLGDPNKIVSLPQIECSSYEFSAEKFEITASAHGQSGVCDMCSVNLDHSDSLKLDLGLSSAVASSEVGPSRHREELEADEFQDADWSDLTESQLEELVLSNLDTIFKSAIKKIVACGYTEEAATKAVLRSGLCYGCKDTVSNIVDNTLAFLRSGLEIDPSREHYFEDLQQLEKYILAELVCVLREVRPFFSTGDAMWCLLICDMNVSHACAMDGDPLSTFVNDGSSNGSSSNVTQSQPKVEAKSSELNLPNPCKPVPSVPCSHSSQPEAPSIAGVPNITKPKTSLGLGGPVSEKEGINSTSDAMEKSFSAAGTSQSSAPEEKFAGSRKVHSVSTKREHMLRQKSLHLEKNYRTYGSKGSSRSGKLGGLGGLILDKKLKSVSDSTAVNLKNASLKISKAMGVDVPQENGNHNLPANAGPSSPVSFNLETENSISDVPKIDLQTTLPTFNTAAAAPSTNAVAALPAANNLAALPAGSTSPPALSAADTELSLSLSTKNSSTQVPISYAAEAPNCSYAGIPYDKSLGRWIPRDKKEEMILKLVPRVRELQNQLQEWTEWANQKVMQAARRLGKDKAELKTLRLEKEEVERLKKEKQTLEENTMKKLSEMENALCKASGQVERANSAVRRLEVENASLRQEMEAAKLRAAESAASCQEVSKREKKTLMKFQSWEKQKTLFQEELMTEKRKLTHLLQEVEQAKDLQEQFE encoded by the exons ATGGCGTCAATGGTTGCAAAGGCCAGTAGTAGTTGTAGCACTCAAATGTCTCCTTCTATGACTGTTCAAGAAAAGGGTAGTAGGAATAAGAGAAAATTCCGAGCTGATCCACCTTTAGGTGACCCCAATAAGATTGTGTCATTACCTCAAATTGAATGCTCAAGTTATGAATTTTCAGCTGAGAAATTTGAGATCACTGCATCTGCTCATGGACAATCTGGTGTCTGTGATATGTGTAGTGTTAATTTAGACCATTCTGATAGTTTGAAACTTGACCTGGGATTGTCTAGTGCAGTAGCTTCATCTGAGGTTGGACCTAGCCGGCATAGAGAGGAATTAGAGGCAGATGAATTCCAAGATGCTGATTGGAGTGATCTTACAGAAAGTCAGCTCGAAGAGCTTGTTTTAAGTAATTTGGACACCATATTTAAGagtgcaataaaaaaaattgtagcttGTGGTTATACTGAAGAGGCTGCTACAAAGGCAGTTTTGAGGTCTGGCCTTTGTTATGGGTGTAAAGACACAGTCTCGAATATAGTGGATAATACTTTAGCATTTCTTAGAAGTGGCTTAGAGATCGATCCTTCAAGGGAGCACTATTTTGAAGATCTCCAGCAGCTGGAGAAGTATATATTGGCGGAATTAGTTTGTGTTCTTCGAGAGGTTAGACCTTTCTTTAGCACTGGTGATGCAATGTGGTGCTTGTTAATTTGTGACATGAATGTTTCTCACGCTTGTGCAATGGATGGTGATCCCTTGAGTACTTTTGTCAATGATGGCTCTTCAAATGGGAGTTCCTCCAATGTAACCCAATCCCAGCCTAAAGTGGAAGCCAAAAGTTCAGAATTAAATCTTCCAAATCCTTGTAAACCAGTTCCTTCAGTTCCTTGTTCTCATAGTTCTCAACCTGAGGCACCTAGCATTGCTGGAGTACCCAACataacaaaaccaaaaacttCTCTTGGTCTAGGTGGCCCTGTCTCAGAGAAGGAAGGTATAAATTCCACATCTGATGCTATGGAAAAATCTTTTAGTGCTGCTGGAACATCTCAATCTTCTGCACCGGAAGAAAAGTTTGCGGGAAGTAGAAAGGTCCACTCTGTAAGTACCAAGAGAGAACACATGCTTCGACAAAAGTCACTtcatttagaaaaaaactaTCGAACTTATGGTTCTAAAGGGTCTTCAAGATCAGGAAAGCTTGGTGGTTTGGGTGGCTTAATCTTGGATAAGAAGCTAAAATCAGTATCAGATTCTACTgctgtaaatttaaaaaatgcttCCTTAAAGATAAGTAAGGCTATGGGAGTTGACGTACCACAGGAGAATGGGAACCATAATCTTCCTGCCAATGCTGGACCTTCTTCCCCTGTGTCATTCAACCTGGAAACTGAGAATAGCATTTCTGATGTGCCTAAGATTGATCTTCAGACCACATTACCCACATTCAATACTGCAGCAGCAGCACCCTCGACCAATGCTGTTGCAGCATTGCCTGCAGCCAATAATTTAGCAGCTTTACCTGCGGGCAGTACCTCTCCTCCTGCATTATCAGCTGCTGATACTGAGCTTTCTCTTTCATTGTCTACGAAGAATAGTTCTACTCAAGTGCCCATCAGCTATGCTGCTGAGGCACCTAATTGTAGTTATGCTGGGATACCGTATGATAAGTCTCTGGGACGGTGGATCCCTAGGGACAAGAAGGAAGAAATGATTCTGAAGCTAGTTCCAAGGGTGCGGGAATTGCAAAATCAGCTACAAGAATGGACAGAGTGGGCCAATCAGAAGGTTATGCAGGCTGCCCGTAGGTTGGGTAAGGACAAGGCTGAACTAAAAACACTGAGGCTAGAGAAAGAAGAAGTTGAACGGCTGAAAAAGGAGAAGCAAACTCTGGAGGAGAACACCATGAAGAAACTTTCTGAGATGGAGAATGCTTTATGCAAAGCTAGTGGGCAGGTTGAACGAGCTAATTCTGCTGTCCGGAGGCTTGAGGTAGAGAATGCGTCGCTGAGGCAGGAGATGGAGGCTGCTAAACTACGAGCTGCAGAATCTGCTGCAAGCTGTCAGGAGGTgtcaaagagagagaagaagacaCTAATGAAATTTCAATCATGGGAAAAGCAAAAAACCTTGTTCCAGGAAGAACTCATGACTGAAAAACGCAAATTGACACATCTTCTGCAGGAAGTAGAGCAAGCCAAGGATCTTCAAGAGCAGTTTGAG TGA